A DNA window from Danio aesculapii chromosome 1, fDanAes4.1, whole genome shotgun sequence contains the following coding sequences:
- the si:dkey-9i23.8 gene encoding type-1 angiotensin II receptor A, whose translation MIMNTSNNTAESEESFLSAFEKSLLAPILTIEMVFGVLGNALVLIIKVVCKEHFECRYWLPLFSLTLSDFLCSVLIICGSLLSVLSAGQVSPWCEVVSLLKFTFITSSIGSLALLCVQRFMDIPSKGTRLSVVMAIACAASWATGAIFGAVPVVYNWIKYDSAEMLCAVFWESSYSDMLVYILCAFSISIFVPLLLILSCSILTCAGYRKNSSSRDDLSSVTPLLVIVYLFCYAPFAASELVLLGRLDLSPSPGWLRSLSSVMAYLDCCLNPFIYLTNKDFRRAALILMWHRRRATFPEPVLTGITRIEL comes from the exons ATGATTA TGAACACTTCAAATAACACAGCGGAATCAGAGGAGAGTTTCTTGTCTGCCTTTGAGAAGTCTTTGCTCGCTCCTATTCTCACCATTGAGATGGTATTTGGTGTGTTGGGAAACGCGCTGGTTTTAATAATCAAAGTTGTG TGTAAAGAGCATTTTGAGTGCCGTTACTGGCTGCCGCTCTTCAGTCTCACGCTCTCGGATTTCTTGTGCTCTGTCCTCATCATCTGCGGCTCTCTGTTATCAGTGCTAAGCGCCGGTCAGGTTTCACCGTGGTGTGAGGTGGTGAGTCTGCTGAAGTTCACCTTCATCACCTCCTCCATTGGGAGCTTAG CTCTGCTCTGTGTTCAGAGGTTTATGGACATCCCATCTAAAGGCACCAGACTGTCTGTTGTCATGGCGATAGCATGTGCAGCATCATGGGCTACTGGAGCCATATTTGGAGCAGTGCCAGTAGTTTATAACTGGATAAA GTATGATTCGGCCGAAATGCTGTGCGCAGTCTTCTGGGAGAGCAGCTATTCAGACATGCTGGTTTACATCCTCTGTGCTTTCTCCATCTCCATCTTCGTCCCGCTCCTCCTCATCCTCTCCTGCTCCATCCTCACGTGTGCAGGCTACAGGAAAAACTCCAGCAG TCGGGATGATCTGTCCTCAGTCACGCCACTGCTGGTGATCGTCTATCTCTTCTGTTACGCTCCATTTGCTGCTTCTGAG CTAGTTCTTCTTGGCAGGCTTGATCTGTCCCCGTCTCCAGGCTGGCTGCGGTCACTGTCATCAGTAATGGCGTATCTGGACTGTTGTCTAAACCCCTTCATCTACCTCACAAATAAAGACTTCCGGCGAGCAGCGCTCATACTGATGTGGCACAGAAGGAGAGCTACTTTTCCAGAGCCGGTGCTCACAGGCATTACAAGGATTGAACTTTGA
- the ndufs8a gene encoding NADH:ubiquinone oxidoreductase core subunit S8a, producing the protein MSAALRVVYTASRPGSFLACQNLVRPFSLSAHRAGIKYVNNQEEGTDWKSVTDRAAQTLLLTELLRGMAMAVSYLFREPATINYPFEKGPLSPRFRGEHALRRYPSGEERCIACKLCEAICPAQAITIEAEPRADGSRRTTRYDIDMTKCIYCGFCQEACPVDAIVEGPNFEFSTETHEELLYNKEKLLNNGDKWEAEIAANIQADFLYR; encoded by the exons ATGTCGGCGGCATTACGTGTGGTCTACACTGCTTCAAGGCCAG GGTCGTTTCTGGCCTGTCAGAATCTTGTACGTCCTTTCAGCCTATCGGCGCACAGAGCAGGGATTA AGTATGTCAATAATCAGGAGGAAGGCACAGACTGGAAGTCCGTCACGGACCGTGCAGCTCAGACTCTTCTGTTGACAGAGCTGCTCAGAG GTATGGCAATGGCCGTTAGCTATCTTTTCCGTGAACCTGCCACAATCAACTACCCATTCGAGAAGGGCCCTCTGTCGCCCCGTTTCCGTGGTGAACATGCGCTGCGCAGGTACCCATCGGGAGAAGAGCGCTGCATCGCATGTAAACTCTGTGAGGCCATTTGCCCAGCCCAG GCTATCACTATTGAGGCTGAACCGCGTGCTGACGGCAGCAGGAGAACAACACGCTATGATATAGACATGACCAAATGCATTTACTGTGGCTTCTGTCAGGAGGCCTGTCCTGTGGACGCTATTGTAGAG GGCCCCAACTTTGAGTTCTCCACAGAGACCCATGAGGAACTGCTTTATAATAAAGAGAAACTCCTCAACAATGGAGACAAGTGGGAGGCTGAGATCGCTGCCAACATCCAGGCTGACTTTCTCTACAGATAA
- the tmem187 gene encoding transmembrane protein 187, producing MTLSAAVHVLLPFLLCIALANTHIFDKVLVDVSYDHYAEKKVDHLPAFLAMPFNCLINVGYILLGIYWLLQRMPDDKSSRAAAYSKEVFALMALAYGPVQWIRLATLRRAPSVLDQWFTLPIFAWVLVWCEVIGKGWSTRYALIVESCSLLSYGLSLLHPRGFEAALGLHIASAAFTGARAQLRHGDSASMRYFCLALLSCAGFVVLKLLDHHLAEYWMFQTLTGHFWSKVCDILQFHYSFCFLTRLSENAHKRSS from the coding sequence ATGACCCTGTCAGCTGCCGTCCACGTTCTCCTACCCTTCCTGCTTTGCATTGCGCTCGCAAACACTCACATTTTCGACAAAGTTTTGGTGGACGTCAGTTATGATCACTACGCGGAGAAGAAAGTCGACCACCTCCCTGCCTTCCTGGCCATGCCGTTTAACTGCCTGATTAACGTAGGATACATATTATTGGGGATCTATTGGCTCTTGCAGCGGATGCCGGATGATAAGAGCAGCCGAGCGGCTGCCTACAGTAAAGAAGTGTTCGCGCTGATGGCGCTGGCCTACGGGCCGGTGCAATGGATCCGCCTGGCCACCCTGCGGCGCGCGCCCTCCGTCCTGGACCAGTGGTTCACTTTACCTATTTTTGCATGGGTGCTGGTGTGGTGTGAGGTGATTGGTAAGGGCTGGTCTACTCGCTATGCTTTAATTGTGGAGTCGTGCTCTCTGCTCAGCTACGGGCTGTCTCTCCTGCACCCCCGAGGCTTTGAGGCGGCTCTTGGTCTCCACATCGCCTCCGCCGCGTTTACAGGCGCCCGCGCGCAGCTCAGGCACGGAGACTCGGCGTCCATGCGCTACTTCTGCTTGGCTTTGCTCTCCTGCGCTGGTTTCGTGGTTTTGAAGCTTCTGGATCATCATCTCGCCGAGTATTGGATGTTTCAGACTCTCACCGGTCATTTCTGGTCCAAAGTTTGCGACATTCTGCAGTTtcattacagtttttgttttctcacgCGCCTCAGTGAAAATGCTCACAAACGCTCTTCATAA